Genomic window (Streptomyces sp. RerS4):
GCCCCCAAGGCTCCCAAGGCGGCGTACGAGGGCCCCGAGCCCGCCCCGGAGCAGCCGCAGCCGGCCACGAACCCGCCCGCGCCCGAGACCCCGGGCGACGCGGACGACATCGACGAGGTGAAGTTCGCGGAGGCGGCGTACGAGGTGGTCCGTACGTACATCGAGGAGAACGGCAAGCTCCCGAGCCCCGAGCAGGTCGACATATACCTCTCGGACCGTCACGGCATCACGCACCCGCGCAGCTTCTCGACCATCACCCGGCTGATGCCGGAGCTGAAGCAGCGCTACCAGCGCGACCTGGAGAGCGAGCACATCGCCTAGGGGTGTCTTTCGGATCAGGCCGGCCCGCCCGGACCCGGTACGCGAAAGGGCCCGCACCCCTCGGGGTGCGGGCCCTCCTCACATCACCGACCGACTACGCGGCCAGCAGCTTGCGCACGCGGTCCGCGCCCACGGCCAGCAGCAGCGTGGGCAGACGCGGGCCGGTCTCCCGCGTCACCAGCAGGCGGTACAGCAGGGCGAAGAACTCGCGCTGCGCGACCTTCAGCTCCGGCGTCGGCTTGGCGTCGGGCTCCAGGCCGGCCATGACCTTCGGCACGCCGTAGACGAGGGTGGTGAGCCCGTCGAGCGACCAGTGGGAGTCGAGGCCCTCCAGGAGCAGCCGCAGCGACTCGCGGCCGTTCTCGTCGAGCGAGGACAGCAGCTCCGTGTCGGCTTCCTCGCGGACCATGGTGCGCTGGTCGGCCGGGACCTGGCTGGTGATCCAGTTCTCGGCGCGGTCCAGGCGCGGGCGGACCTCGTCCAGGGAGGCCAGCGGCTTCTCCGGCTCCAGGTCGCTGAGGATGCGCAGGGTCTGCTCGTCGTGCCCGGCGGTGATGTCGACGACCGACGCGAGGGTGCGGTACGGCATCGGGCGCGGGGTGCGGGGCAGTTCGTGGGAGGCGACGCGGACGGCGCGGGCGTGCGCGGCGGCGTCGGCCGGCAGCACGGAGCCGTCGGCGACCTTGCCCTCCAGCTTGTCCCACTCGTCGTAGAGTCGCTGGATCTCCTGGTCGAAGGCGATCTTGAACGACTGGTTGGGGCGGCGGCGCGCGTACAGCCAGCGCAGCAGCTGCGGCTCCATGATCTTCAGGGCGTCGGCCGGGGTGGGCACGCCGCCCTTGCTGGACGACATCTTGGCCATGCCGCTGATGCCGACGAAGGCGTACATCGGGCCGATCGGCTGCTCGCCGCCGAAGATGTGCACGATCTGCCCGCCGACCTGGAACGACGAGCCGGGCGAGGAGTGGTCCACGCCCGAGGGCTCGAAGATCACGCCCTCGTGGGCCCAGCGCATGGGCCAGTCGACCTTCCAGACCAGCTTGCCGCGGTTGAACTCGGACAGCTTGACCGTCTCGGTGAACTCGTCCTCGGTGCAGACGTAGGTCATCTCGGTGGTCTCGTCGTTGTACGAGGTCACCTTGGTGAAGTCCTTGCCGCACGCGCCGCAGTACGGCTTGTACGGGAAGTAGCCGCCCTCGGCGCTGCTGCCGTCGTCCTCGGCGGCGGCGCCGGAGCCCTCGGCGGCCTCCAGCTCGGCCGCGTCGACCGGCTTCTGCTGGGGCTTCTTGGCGCCCGGCTTCTGCTTGGTGCGGTACTGGGCGAGGACGGCGTCGATGTCGCCGCGGTGCTTCATCGCGAACAGCACCTGCTCGCGGTAGGCGCCGGAGGTGTACTGCTCGGTCTGGCTGATCGGGTCGTACTCGACGCCCATCTCGGCCAGCGCCTCGACGAAGGCGGCCTTGAAGTGCTCGGCCCAGTTCGGGTACGCGGAGCCGGCCGGGGCCGGTACGGAGGTCAGCGGCTTGCCGATGTGCTGCGCCCAGGACTCGTCGATGCCGGGGACGCCGGCCGGCACCTTCCGGTAGCGGTCGTAGTCGTCCCAGGAGATGAGGTGGCGGACCTCGATGCCCCGGCGGCGGATCTCGTCCGCGACCAGGTGCGGGGTCATGACCTCGCGGAGGTTGCCCAGGTGGATGGGGCCGGAAGGGGAGAGTCCGGACGCGACGACGACAGGTTTGCCGGGTGCTCGGCGCTCCGCCTCAGCGATGACCTCGTCCGCGAAACGGGAGACCCAGTCGGTCTCGGTGCTGCTCTGAGCCACGACACGTCCTTCTATCTCGAAATGCTGGCTACCGCCATTCTCCCAGACGGAAGCGGGCCCTCCGAGGTTGCCCGCGCGCGCGGGCCGCCGTAGCGGGAAATCCCGGAATGCGGACGAACCCTCCGTGGGATACTCGTCACCCACCAACCGACTCACAGGAACGGCAGCTCATGGCCTCGGTCCCTTCCCTCGCTTCCTCCGTCGAACAGCGCGTCGCGGACGCCCTCGCCTCCGCCCTGCCGGAGGCCGGTGCCTCCGACCCGCTGCTGCGACGAAGCGACCGGGCCGACTTCCAGGCCAACGGCATCCTGGCGCTCGCGAAGAAGGCCAAGGCCAACCCGCGCGAGCTGGCGACGACCGTGGTCGAGGGCATTCCGACCGGTGAGGGCGACCTGATCAAGGAGATCGAGGTCTCCGGCCCCGGCTTCCTGAACATCACCGTCTCCGACCGGGCGATCATCGAGACCCTCGCGGCCCGCGCCGCCGACGACCGTCTCGGCGTGCCGCTGTCCCCGACCGCCGGCACGACGGTGATCGACTACGCGCAGCCGAACGTCGCCAAGGAGATGCACGTCGGCCACCTGCGGTCCGCCGTGATCGGCGCGGCCATGGTCGAGATCCTGGAGTTCACGGGCGAGAAGGTGGTCCGGCGCCACCACATCGGCGACTGGGGCACCCAGTTCGGCATGCTCATCCAGTACCTGCTGGAGCACCCGCACGAGCTGGACCACAAGTCGGAGGAGGAGGTCTCCGGCGAGGAGGCCATGTCCAACCTGAACCGCCTCTACAAGGCCTCGCGCGCGCTCTTCGACTCCGACGAGGAGTTCAAGACGCGGGCGCGGGCGCGGGTGGTCGACCTCCAGGCCGGCGAACCGGAGACGCTCGCGCTGTGGCAGCGGTTCGTGGACGAGTCGAAGATCTACTTCTACTCCGTCTTCAACAAGCTGGACATGGACATCCAGGACCCGGACGTGGTCGGCGAGTCCGGCTACAACGACATGCTGGTCGAGACGTGCAAGCTGCTGGAGGAGTCGGGCGTCGCCGTCCGCTCCAACGGCGCGCTGTGCGTGTTCTTCGACGAGTACAAGGGCCCGGACGGCAACCCGACCCCGCTCATCGTCCAGAAGTCGGACGGCGGCTTCGGCTACGCCGCGACCGACCTCTCCGCGATCCGCGACCGCGTCGACACCCTGAAGGCGGACACGCTGATCTACGTGGTGGACGCGCGGCAGTCGCTCCACTTCAAGATGGTCTTCGAGACGGCGCGCCGCGCCGGCTGGCTGAACGACGAGGTCAAGGCCGTCCAGCTGGCCTTCGGCACGGTCCTCGGCAAGGACGGCAAGCCGTTCAAGACCCGTGAGGGCGAGACGGTCCGGCTGGTCGACCTCCTCGACGAGGCGGTGGACCGGGCGACGGCCGTGGTCCGCGAGAAGGCGGAGAAGGTCGGCCTGACGGAGGAGGAGATCGTCGAGAACGGCCGGTACGTGGGCATCGGCGCCGTGAAGTACGCGGACCTCTCCACCTCCGCCGCCCGTGACTACAAGTTCGACCTGGACCAGATGGTCTCGCTGAACGGCGACACCTCCGTCTACCTCCAGTACGCGTACGCCCGCATCCGCTCCATCCTCCGCAAGGCGGGCGAGCGCCGGCCGGCCGCGCACCCGGAGCTGGAGCTGGCCCCGGCCGAGCGCGCGCTGGGCCTGCACCTGGACGGCTTCGGCGCGCTGATCGCCGAGGCCGCCGCCGAGCACGCCCCGCACAAGGTGGCGGCGTACCTGTACCAGCTGTCGTCGCTGTTCACGACGTTCTACGACCAGTGCCCCGTCATCAAGCCGGAGCCGGAACTCCCCGTCGGCGAGAACCGCCTGTTCCTGTGCGAACTGACGGCCCGCACCCTGACGAAGGGCATGTCCCTCCTCGGCATCCGCACCCCCGAGAAGCTCTGACGGCCCCCACCCCGACGGCCCCCGGCGCCCCACGCCGGGGGCCGTCGCGTTTCGCCGGACCCGGGTGTGAGTGGCACAGGGGCCCCGCGTCACCCGTCCGGCCCGATTTCGCGCTTGGGGGTCGGGTAGGGGATGGCCCGTCCTTCCCCCGAGTCGCCTCCCGGAGGCATCCGTGCCCGACATGAACGGCCCCTACAAGCCCGGCACCCCCTGCTGGATCGACCTGATGGTTCCCGACCAGCAGGCGGCCATCGACTTCTACTCCGACCTGTTCGGTTGGCAGGGCGAGGTGGGTTCCCCCGAGACGGGCGGGTACGCCGTCTGCACCCTCAAGGGCAAGCCGGTCGCCGGGATCATGAAGGCGATGAACCCGGACGGCACGACCCCCGACCCGCTGCCGCCGACGGTGTGGACGACGTACCTGTCCACCGACTCCATCGACTCCACCGTCAAGTCCGTCACCGACGCCGGCGGCACCGTCATGATGGGCCCGATGGACGTCATGGACCTCGGGCGGATGGCCGTGATCTCCGACCCGACCGGCGCCGTCGTCGGCCTGTGGCAGCCCGGCACCTTCGACGGCGCGGGCATCGTCAACGAACACGGCGCGCTCATCTGGAACGAGCTGACCACCCCCGACCTGCCGGCCGCCTCCGCGTTCTACTCCTCGATCCTGCCGGTCTCCACGGCCCGCTCCGAGACGCCCGGCGCCGAGGAGTACATCGAGTTCAAGGTCGACGGCCGCGCGGTGGGCGGGATGCTGGACATGAGCAAGATGCCGCCCGGGGTGCCCCCGCACTGGCAGCCGTACTTCCACGTCGACAGCGTGGACGACATCCAGGCGGCGGCCGTCCGCGCCGGCGCCACCGTCCTCGCCCCGGCCTTCGACATGGCGGTCGGGCGCATGGCCGTCCTCGCCGACCCGCAGGGCGGCGCCTTCTCGGTGATCACCGCACAGTCCCCGGAGCAGCCGGCCTGACGGATCGTCGTCCCCAGGCTGTGGACAGCCCCCGCGCGCCGAACCGAACCGCTCAGCGCGCGGGCGACGGGCCGGGTGACCGCCCGTCGATCAGCACGGCGAGGCCGTCCAGGATGCGGTCCAGGCCGAAGCGGAACTGGAAGTCCGGCTCGTCGGCGCCCGTGAACGCGTCGGACTCCAGCAGCCGTGTCACCGCCGGGTGGGACTCCGGGTCGGTCAGCAGGCGCAGGGGGCGCACGTACTGGCCCAGCACCTGGTCCGGCGATACACCGGACTTGATGATGGCGTCCATCATGTCGGCGGCCATGGTGGCCTCGTTGCGCACGAGGCCACCGATGAGGATGATCGTCGAGAGCTTCTCGCCCTCCTTGAGGGCGGTGCCGGCCATCGCGGCGAGCCCGCGTTCCATCCAGGCGAGTTGGTTCGGGCTGAGGGGCGCCCCGGTGATCGGGATGCGCAGGATCCAGGAGTTGGCCATCAGCACGGCCCGTTGGGCGTACGCCCAGCGCGTCAGCAGCTCCCGCCAGCTCGCGCCCGGGGCCCCGTCCGACGCCTCGTCCGCCGGATCGGGCGGCGGCGGCACGCCCACCCCCGCGTCGGCCATCAGGATGTAGAGCTCTTCCTTCGCCGTGACGTACCGGTAGAGGGACATCGTGGAGACGCCCAGCTCCTTGGCCACCCGACCCATGGAGACGGCCTCGACGCCCTCCGCCGCCGCGAGCGCGACCGCCGCGTCCACGATCTTCGGGAGCGTGAGCGTGGGACGGGGGCCCTTGCCGGGGCGTTCACGCAGGCCCCAGGCCATTTCCAGGCTCGCCGGGAGTCCGCTCTCCTCCGCCTTCGCCATCGCCGCCCCCTCTCGTTCGCACAGGTCCGATCGTGACCATCGTTGACCCACATCCTAGTTCTGTGTATTACTTACACAGAAGCGCGTAACCCATACGCAGAAGGGACCGCTGATGCGCACACCCGACCTCGGCATCCACGCCGCCGCCCTCACCAAGTCCTACGGCGACCTCACCGTCCTCGACCGCCTCGATCTGGCCGTCCCCCGGGGCAGCGTCCTCGCCCTCCTCGGCCCCAACGGCGCAGGCAAGACCACCGCCGTCCGCGTCCTCGCCACCCTCACCGCGCCCGACTCCGGAACCGCCCGCGTCGCCGGCCACGACATCACCGCCGCACGCGCCCGCGTCCGCGAACGCATCAGCCTCACCGGCCAGTTCGTCGCCGTCGACGACCTCCAGACGGGCGCCGAAACCCTCCGCATGACCGGCCGCCTCAGCGGCCTCTCCCGCGCCGAGGCCCGCGCCCGCGCCGACGCCCTCCTCGACCGCTTCGGCCTCGCCGAAGCCGCCGGCCGACCCGCCAAGACCTACTCGGGCGGCATGCGCCGCCGCCTGGACCTCGCCGCGAGCCTCGTCGGACGCCCCGAGGTGCTCTTCCTCGACGAGCCCACCACCGGCCTCGACCCCCGCAGTCGCGCAGAACTGTGGGACGTCGTACGGGAACTGCGCTCCGACGGCACCACCGTCCTGCTCACCACCCAATACCTGGAGGAGGCCGACCGGCTCGCCGACCGCGTCACCGTCCTCGACTCCGGCCGCGTCACCGCCGAGGGCACCCCCGCCGAGCTGAAGGCCCGCGTCGCCGGCCACCGCCTCGACCTGACCCTGACCAGCCGGGACGCCTACGAGGCCCTCGCCGCCCGCGCCGTCCACCACGCCCCCGCCGAGCTGACCCTCGGCCTGCCCACCGACGGCAGCGCCGCCCACGTCCGCGCCCTGCTCGACGAACTCGACCCCGACCGCACCAGCGTGGACCGCTTCACCCTGCGCACCGCCACCCTCGACGACGTCTTCCTCGTCCTGACAGGAGCCGCCCCGTGACCACCGCCGCGACCTCCACCGCGACGTCCACCTCCGCCGCCACCGCCGCCCTCACCCTCGCCGGCCGCGGCCTGCGCATCAGCCGCCGGCAACCGGACGCGCTGATCACCGCCCTGATGCTCCCCGTCATGCTGATGCTGATCTTCGTGTACTTCTTCGGCGGAGCCATCGACACCGGCACCACCTACGTCACCTACGTCGTCCCCGGCGCCATGCTGCTCTGCGCGGGCTTCGGCGCGGCGAGCACCGCCGTCAGCGTCGCCGACGACCTGCGCGGCGGCGTCATCGACCGCCTCCGCTCCCTCGACATCGGCGGCATCCCCATCCTGGCCGCCCACGTCACGGCCTCGGTCGTACGCAACCTCGTCTCGACGACCCTCGTCCTGGCCGTCGCCCTCGCCATCGGCTTCCGCCCCCAGGCCTCGGCCGCCGCCTACCTCGCCGCCGCCGGGCTCCTCGTCGCGTACATCACGGCGATCTCCTGGCTGGCCGCCGCGCTCGGCCTGCTCGCCCGTACCCCCGAGGCCGCCGGGGGCTTCACGTTCCTGATGATGTTCCTGCCCTACCCGTCCAGCGCCTTCGTCCCCATCGACACCATGCCCGGCTGGCTCCACGGCTTCGCCCACCACCAGCCGCTGACCCCGGTGATCGAATCCCTGCGGGCCCTCCTACTGGACCAGCCCGCCGGCAGCACCCCGTGGACGGCCCTGACCTGGTGCGCGGGCATCCTGGCGGGGGCCGTGGCACTGACCACCGTCCTCTTCCGCCACCGCACGCGCTGACGCGCGGAGGGGCCGCGCGTCAGCGCATCGGAAGCGGCATGTCGGTATCTCGGTATGTCGGCATCACCGGATTCACTGGGTCAGCGGGTACGAGTGCTTCCCCGTGACCTCGTCGATCTCCCCGTGAGCCTTGGACAGCAGCTGGGACGCCAGGTCCATCAGCGCCCGCGCGCCCGCGATCTCCTCACCGACCCGCAACTGCTCCGGGTCGGAGGGGTGACGCATGGCGTAGCCGCGGGCCCTCAGTTCGGACCCGTCGGCAAGGCGCAGCAGCGCCGCCGCGTTCGTGCGGTGGCCGTCCTCGGTGAACTCAAGCTCTACGTGCCAGCCGGCGAGAGTGGGCATGGCGGATCACCTCCACAGTAGGCCTCTCCCTCCAGAGTGCGCCTCCGCCGGCCACGGCGCACCCCCGGCCCTCACCGCGGTCGCGGGCCCCTCAGCGCTCCGCGCGCAGCCAACCGGCGACCTCGGTCGCCCAGTACGTCAGGATCGTGTCCGCGCCCGCCCGCTTGATGCCGAGCAGCGTCTCCAGGATGGCCCGGTCGCGCTCGATCCAGCCCTTCTCGGCGGCGGCCTCGATCATCGCGTACTCGCCGCTGATCTGGTACGCCGCCACCGGCACGTCCACCGCCTGCGCGACCCGGTGGAGGATGTCCAGGTACGGGCCGGCGGGCTTGACCATGACCATGTCGGCGCCCTCCTCCAGGTCGAGCGCCAGCTCGCGCAGGGACTCGCGGGCGTTCGCGGGGTCCTGCTGGTAGGTCTTGCGGTCGCCCTGGAGAGACGAGGCGACGGCCTCGCGGAACGGGCCGTAGAACGCGGACGAGTACTTCGCCGTGTACGCGAGGATCGACACGTCCTCGTGCCCGGTCTCGTCCAGCGCGTCGCGGATCACCCCGACCTGGCCGTCCATCATGCCGCTCGGCCCCACCACGTGGACGCCCGCGTCGGCCTGGACCTGCGCCATCTCCGCGTACCGCTCCAGCGTCGCGTCGTTGTCGACGCGGCCGTGCTCATCGAGGACCCCGCAGTGCCCGTGATCGGTGTACTCGTCCAGGCACAGGTCGGACATGATGACCAGCTCGTCGCCCACCTCCGCCTTCACGTCGCGGATCGCGACCTGGAGGATCCCGTCCGGCTCGGTGCCGGCCGTGCCCCGGGCGTCCTTGTTCTCGTCGGCGGGCACGCCGAAGAGCATGATCCCCGCCACGCCCGCCTCGACGGCCTCCACGGCGGCCTTCCGCAGCGTGTCCCGGGTGTGCTGGACGACGCCAGGCATCGCGGAGATCGCCAGCGGCTCGGTGATGCCCTCCCGTACGAAGGCCGGGAGGATCAGGTCCGAGGGGTGCAGCCGGTACTCCGCCACCATCCGCCGCATGGCCGGGGTGGTGCGCAGCCGGCGGGGCCGCGAGCCGGGGAAGGATCCGTACGCGCTCATCTTCAGTCGCCTCTTCGAGCATCGACAGCAGTCGCCACCCAGCCTAGAGCCCGCCCCCGCCCCGCCCCGCGCCGGACGCCCCGACGCCGAACTCGCACCACACCACCTTCCCCGGCACCCGCGCCCCGACCCCCCACCGGTCCGCGACCGCCGCCACCAGCAACAGCCCCCGCCCGACCTCGGCCCCCGGATCCCGGTTCCCGACACGCGGCCGCCCACCCCCGCTGTCGTGCACCTCGACCCGGACGACCCCCTCGAACCGCAACATCCGCACCCGATACCCCCGTCCGGCCGGCACCCCGTGCAACAGCGCGTTGGTCGCCAGCTCGCTCACGCACAGCAACACCTCGTCCGGCGACATGTGACAACCCACGCGTGAAGTGTCTCTGCCACGAACTCCCTGGCAGAGCGGACGGTTTGACGACTGCGGGGGTAGAACCGCTCACGCAGCAGGGCGGGTTGGATTTC
Coding sequences:
- the lysS gene encoding lysine--tRNA ligase; translated protein: MAQSSTETDWVSRFADEVIAEAERRAPGKPVVVASGLSPSGPIHLGNLREVMTPHLVADEIRRRGIEVRHLISWDDYDRYRKVPAGVPGIDESWAQHIGKPLTSVPAPAGSAYPNWAEHFKAAFVEALAEMGVEYDPISQTEQYTSGAYREQVLFAMKHRGDIDAVLAQYRTKQKPGAKKPQQKPVDAAELEAAEGSGAAAEDDGSSAEGGYFPYKPYCGACGKDFTKVTSYNDETTEMTYVCTEDEFTETVKLSEFNRGKLVWKVDWPMRWAHEGVIFEPSGVDHSSPGSSFQVGGQIVHIFGGEQPIGPMYAFVGISGMAKMSSSKGGVPTPADALKIMEPQLLRWLYARRRPNQSFKIAFDQEIQRLYDEWDKLEGKVADGSVLPADAAAHARAVRVASHELPRTPRPMPYRTLASVVDITAGHDEQTLRILSDLEPEKPLASLDEVRPRLDRAENWITSQVPADQRTMVREEADTELLSSLDENGRESLRLLLEGLDSHWSLDGLTTLVYGVPKVMAGLEPDAKPTPELKVAQREFFALLYRLLVTRETGPRLPTLLLAVGADRVRKLLAA
- the argS gene encoding arginine--tRNA ligase, coding for MASVPSLASSVEQRVADALASALPEAGASDPLLRRSDRADFQANGILALAKKAKANPRELATTVVEGIPTGEGDLIKEIEVSGPGFLNITVSDRAIIETLAARAADDRLGVPLSPTAGTTVIDYAQPNVAKEMHVGHLRSAVIGAAMVEILEFTGEKVVRRHHIGDWGTQFGMLIQYLLEHPHELDHKSEEEVSGEEAMSNLNRLYKASRALFDSDEEFKTRARARVVDLQAGEPETLALWQRFVDESKIYFYSVFNKLDMDIQDPDVVGESGYNDMLVETCKLLEESGVAVRSNGALCVFFDEYKGPDGNPTPLIVQKSDGGFGYAATDLSAIRDRVDTLKADTLIYVVDARQSLHFKMVFETARRAGWLNDEVKAVQLAFGTVLGKDGKPFKTREGETVRLVDLLDEAVDRATAVVREKAEKVGLTEEEIVENGRYVGIGAVKYADLSTSAARDYKFDLDQMVSLNGDTSVYLQYAYARIRSILRKAGERRPAAHPELELAPAERALGLHLDGFGALIAEAAAEHAPHKVAAYLYQLSSLFTTFYDQCPVIKPEPELPVGENRLFLCELTARTLTKGMSLLGIRTPEKL
- a CDS encoding VOC family protein; the encoded protein is MNGPYKPGTPCWIDLMVPDQQAAIDFYSDLFGWQGEVGSPETGGYAVCTLKGKPVAGIMKAMNPDGTTPDPLPPTVWTTYLSTDSIDSTVKSVTDAGGTVMMGPMDVMDLGRMAVISDPTGAVVGLWQPGTFDGAGIVNEHGALIWNELTTPDLPAASAFYSSILPVSTARSETPGAEEYIEFKVDGRAVGGMLDMSKMPPGVPPHWQPYFHVDSVDDIQAAAVRAGATVLAPAFDMAVGRMAVLADPQGGAFSVITAQSPEQPA
- a CDS encoding TetR/AcrR family transcriptional regulator, yielding MAKAEESGLPASLEMAWGLRERPGKGPRPTLTLPKIVDAAVALAAAEGVEAVSMGRVAKELGVSTMSLYRYVTAKEELYILMADAGVGVPPPPDPADEASDGAPGASWRELLTRWAYAQRAVLMANSWILRIPITGAPLSPNQLAWMERGLAAMAGTALKEGEKLSTIILIGGLVRNEATMAADMMDAIIKSGVSPDQVLGQYVRPLRLLTDPESHPAVTRLLESDAFTGADEPDFQFRFGLDRILDGLAVLIDGRSPGPSPAR
- a CDS encoding ABC transporter permease — encoded protein: MTTAATSTATSTSAATAALTLAGRGLRISRRQPDALITALMLPVMLMLIFVYFFGGAIDTGTTYVTYVVPGAMLLCAGFGAASTAVSVADDLRGGVIDRLRSLDIGGIPILAAHVTASVVRNLVSTTLVLAVALAIGFRPQASAAAYLAAAGLLVAYITAISWLAAALGLLARTPEAAGGFTFLMMFLPYPSSAFVPIDTMPGWLHGFAHHQPLTPVIESLRALLLDQPAGSTPWTALTWCAGILAGAVALTTVLFRHRTR
- a CDS encoding DUF1876 domain-containing protein; protein product: MPTLAGWHVELEFTEDGHRTNAAALLRLADGSELRARGYAMRHPSDPEQLRVGEEIAGARALMDLASQLLSKAHGEIDEVTGKHSYPLTQ
- the hemB gene encoding porphobilinogen synthase codes for the protein MSAYGSFPGSRPRRLRTTPAMRRMVAEYRLHPSDLILPAFVREGITEPLAISAMPGVVQHTRDTLRKAAVEAVEAGVAGIMLFGVPADENKDARGTAGTEPDGILQVAIRDVKAEVGDELVIMSDLCLDEYTDHGHCGVLDEHGRVDNDATLERYAEMAQVQADAGVHVVGPSGMMDGQVGVIRDALDETGHEDVSILAYTAKYSSAFYGPFREAVASSLQGDRKTYQQDPANARESLRELALDLEEGADMVMVKPAGPYLDILHRVAQAVDVPVAAYQISGEYAMIEAAAEKGWIERDRAILETLLGIKRAGADTILTYWATEVAGWLRAER